Genomic window (Bosea vaviloviae):
GGGTTCGCCCTCGGCCGCAGCAGCCAGCCGCTCGGCCAGCGCCAGCAGCGGCACATCGCCATCATCCGTCAGCCCGACATAGGCCGCTACGCGCCCCGCCCGCTCGTATAATGCCTCGCGGCCAAGATGGCGCACGAGAGCATGCGCAGCGTCCAATGCCAGCTCGCCGCGATCCATCCGCCGCGTCAGCCAGAGCGTGAGCCTGAGCACGGGATTTCCGAACGGGTCTTCGTGCGCATCCTTGCGCGCCTGCTCGATTGCGCCCTGGAGCTCCAGCGCCAGCGCCGCCGATCCACCTTGCTCGTCGAGCCCATCTGTCATCACCCGCACTCCCTCACAGATGGAGCAGGCAAGTTTTGGACCTGCGATGCAAGATACCTGCGATGCAAGACCAAGACGAAGATGAAGACCCAGGCGAAGACGAAGATCACGCCACGCGGGTCTGGCGGCAACTGACCGGCAGCAGCCAGTCGACGGCGCGCGAGGCTGGCACCGCCGGCGAGAACAGGAAGCCCTGGCCAAACGGGCAGCCCAGCGCCTTCAACGCCTGCAATTGTGCCGCCGTCTCGATGCCTTCGGCGACGATGTCCATGCCCAGGCTCGCCCCCAGGCGCAGGATCGTCTCCAGGATGGCGCGATCCTGCGCCGAGCTGAGGAAACGCTGCACGAAGGATTTGTCGATCTTGATCACGTCGATCGGATAGCTGCGCAGATGCACGAGCGAGGCGTAGCCCGTTCCGAAATCATCGAGCGCAACACGCATGCCGCTCTGCTTCAGGCGCTCGAGGATGCGCTTCATCGGGCCGGATTCATCGTCGAGGAAAACGCCCTCGGTCACCTCGATCTCGATCATGCCGGGCCTCAGGCCCTGCTCGGCGACGCTCTCGATCAGCGTCTCCGCGAAATGATGGTCATGGAGCTGCGAGGCGCTGAGATTGATCGCGAGGCTGCCGAAATCGAAGCCGGCGCGATGCCAGAGCCCGGCCTGGCGCAAGGCCTTCTCGACCACCCATTTGCCCAGCCGCGCCGAAAGGTCGGGATCGTTCAGGGCCGCCTGGAAGGCCCCCGCCGCGACCACCCGCCCATCGGGCATGCGCCGGCGCAGGAGCGCCTCGAAACCCGACAGGCTCTGGTCGGAGAGCTGCAGCTTGGGCTGGTAGTGCAGTTCGAGCTGGTTCTCGATCAGGGCGCGGCCGATATCCCGGATAGTCTCGAAGCGCCGCTCGCCCTCGCTCTTCATCTGCGGATCGAAGACCCTGAAAGTATTCTTGCCGGCCGCCTTGGCTGCATAGAGCGCGATATCGGCATGGCTGAACAGCTCCGCCGAGCTCGAGGCGTCGAAGCCTTGCGGGATCGCGATCCCCACCGACGCGCCAAGCTGGAAGACATGCGCGCCCCAGGCGATCGGGCGACGCAAAGCGTCGAGGATGCGCTCGGTCAGAGCCTCCGCCTCCAGTCGATCGGAAGCCACGCCCATCAGCACCGCGAACTCGTCGCCGCCGATCCGCGCCACCAATCGCGCCTCGGCGCAGACGCCGCGCAGGCGCAGCGCAACCTGCTTCAGGCATTCGTCGCCGAGCCCATGGCCGAAGGTGTCGTTGACCTGCTTGAAGCCGTCGAGATCGACGAGCAGGAGCGGACCGGCAGGCTCTCCCTTCTGGCCCGACAAGATCGCCTGGAACTGGCTGCGATTGGCGAGCCCGGTCATGAGGTCGATTTCCGCCAGGAACCGCGTCTTGTCCCAGAGCGCCCGCTCCTCGGTGATGTCCTGCTTCATGCCGAAGATGCGCACCGCGACGCCGTTTTCGCTCTCGACATCGGCGGTGAGCCGCATCCAACGCTCCTTGCCGAGCGCGGTCGTGATCTTGGCGTCGAGCGTGAAGCCGCCCTGCTCGCGGATAGCCTTGCTGCGCAGGGTCTGCATCGCGGCGCGCGATTCCGGGTCGTACATCTCGACGATTCTGAGTCGGTCGAGCTTGGAGCCGCGCGGGAGCTCGAAGAGATCGTAGACGGCGTCGGTCCAGCGCAGGGAATCGGCATCGGTCAGATCACATTCCCAGACGCCGATTTTCGCAGCTTCGGAGGAGCGATCGAAGATCTTCTTGCTATGCGCCAGTGCCTCGTCGCGCCCGCGCAGGAGCCGGGATGTCTCCTCCACCTCCCACTGCAACCGCTCGACCTGCTCCAGCAGGCGAGCCAGTTCGCCGTCGCGCTGCGTCGTGACGATGCCGGACTCGCGCCAGGCCGCGGAACGCGCCGGCTCGGGTTCTGGCAAGGGGTGGTCGCGCACTATCAGGCTCTTTCAACGGAGTATCCGCTCAGGGCGCCATGCTAGAGCGCGGTCGATTAAGCCTTTGTTAGCTGCAATGGGGCGGCGCTACTCCATCACCATCGCATGATCCTCAGTGGGAGCCTCCTGCCGCTTCGGGCTGCGCAGCAGGATGACCAGCGGGATCGCGGCCAGGCACAACAACATCAGCAGCTTGAAATCGTCGATATAGGCGATGACCGTGGCTTGCTTGGTGACCATTTCGTCGAGCGCGGCGCGGCCGGCGAGCTTCAGCGGATCCCAGGCCTGCTTGATCGCCGGGTTCTCGAAGACGCGATTATAGGGAGTGACGTAGTTGGCTATCTCCGCGTGGTTGACCTGCGTGTTGCGGGTCAGGAGATAGGCGACGAAGGAAATGCCGACGCTGGAGCCGATATTGCGCGACAGGTTGTAGAGCCCCGTGCCGTCGCCACGGAACTGCGCCGGCAAGGTCGCGAAGGTCACCGTCGTCAGCGGCACGAAGAGAAGGCCCAGCCCCGCGCCCTGGATGAAGCCCGTGACCATGATCGTGGTCTGCGAGACATCGGGCGTCCAGCCGGACATATCGTACATCGCCCAGGCGCTGACGCCGAGGCCGGCCGTCAGCAGCAGGCGGATATCGACCTTGCCGATCAGGCGCCCTACGAGGAACATGCAGGCCATGGTGCCAAGCCCGCGCGGCCCCATGACGACGCCGGCGGTGACGACCGGATAGCCCATCAGCGTCTGCAGATAGGGCGTCATCAATGCCATCGAGGCGAGATAGGTGATGCCGACGACGAAGATGAAGATCATGCCGACGCTGAAATTCCGGTCGAGGAACAGGCGTGGCTTGATGAACGAGTTCTGCGCCGTGAAGGTGTGAACCACGAGGATGTAGAAGGCGGCGGCGCAGACCGCGGCCTCGATGATGATCTCGCCGGAATCGAACCAGTCGAGCTGCGCTCCGCGATCGAGGAAGATCTGCAGCGAGGCGATACCGAGGCTGAGCGCCCCGAAGCCGATCCAGTCGAGCTTCGCGGTGGCGTTGGTGGCGGTTTCCTTGAGGTAGATCGCAACGCCCGTGAAGGCGAGCGCGCCGAGCGGCAGGTTGATGTAGAAGACCCAGCGCCAGGAGATGTTCTCGGTCAGCCAGCCGCCGATCACCGGGCCGAGCACCGGGCCGACCATCACCGAGACGCCAAACAGCGCCATCGCCGAGCCGCGCTCCTCGGGCGTGTAGATATCGAGCAGGATACCCTGGGAGATCGGCACCAGCGCCGCGCCGAAGAAGCCTTGCAGCAGGCGGAAGCCGACGATCTGCGACAGCGACTGCGCCGCGCCGCACAGCATCGAGGCCAGGACGAAGCCGACGATCGCGGCCGAGAGCACGCGTTTGCGCCCGAAGCGCGCAGCCAGGAAGCCCGAGGGCGGCGTCATGATCGCAGCTGCGACGATATAGGAGGTCAGGACCCAGTTGATCTGGTCCGCGCTCGCCGAGACGCTGCCCTGGATATAGGGCAGCGCGACATTGGCGATCGTCGTATCGAGCGCCTGCATGACCACGGAGAGGATCACGCAGGCGGTGATCGCGCCGCGATTGGCGACGCGGACGAACGCCGGCGCGGCGGGATCAGCCATGGCGCGGCTCTGATTTGCCAAACGGCCAGGACTTTCCAGACGGCCAGGAGGCGAAGCTCGGCAGGCCGCGCGCATGGCCGGTGTCGATGTCGAGCACCACGCTCATGCCGGCGCGCAATTGCGGCTTGTCCGCCGGGGTTTCGATGCGCACGCGCATGGCGATGCGCTGGACGACCTTGACCCAGTTTCCGCTGGTGTTCTGGGCGGGCAGCAGCGAGAAGCTCGCCGCCGAGGCCGGGCTGATGCTGTCGACGACGCCGGTCCAGTCCTGGCCCGGATAGCTATCGACCGCGACCGTCACCTTCTGCCCCGGGCGCACCCAGGTGAGTTCGGTTTCCTTGGGGCTGGCCTGGATCCAGACATGGTCGGTCGAGACCAGGCTGAAGGCGTTCGTCGCCGCGGCGAGATACTGCCCCTTCTGCAGGGACGGCACATTCGTCACGATGCCGTCCATCGGCGCCCTGACCACCGTATGCGCCAATTGGCGGGCGGCCTCGCCGCGCGCGGCGACGGCGTCCTTGTAGCGGGGATGCTCGGTTGCCGGCGCCTCGGGATCGCCATTGAGATTGGCGCCGATCCCGGCAAGTTGGGTCTGGAGCAGGGCGAGCTTCTGGACCGCGCCGTCAAGATCATGCTTCGCCTGATCGAAGATCGCCTGCGAGGCATAGGATTTCGTCGCCAGATCCTGCTGGCGCTTGAACGCCACCGTATAGAAATCAATGTCGATCTTCGCCTGAACGATCTGGCTCTGCACGCCCTTGTAGCTCGCCTGCAGCGCGGCAATGTCGTTCTTGACGATGCCGATCTGCGCATCCGCCCGGTCGAGAGCGAGGCGGAACTGCTGGTCGTCGAGCGTGAACAGGACATCGCCTGCCTTCACGACCTGATTGTCGCGAACTCCGATGTCACTGACGATGCCGGCGAAATCGGTCGAGAGGCCGACGATATCGGCCTGAACATAGGCGTTCTCGGTCGACATGACCTGCCCGCCGACAACATAGAAATAGCCGCCGACGACGAGCGCGACGGGCAGCAGCGCAAACAGCGCCCGCCGCCGCGCACCGGCCCGTTTCGCGGCGACACCCTTGCTGGCCGGCGCTTCCGCCTGAGGTGTCGCCTCGGCCGAAGGGGCGAGCTTGCTCGCGGCTCGGCGGATCTCGGTCACGTTGCTGGCCGGCGTCGGTTCGTCATTGGCCTGGGATTCGGACTTCATGGCTGCTTCATCCATGGCTGGTCTGCTTGTCCGCACGCGGCGCGCTGCTGCAGGCGGCGGTCAGATTCGATTTCATCGCCCCCAGAAGGGCGAGAAGATGTTCGCGCTCGGCATCCGAGATTTCGCCGAAGGCTTCGGCCCGGGTCATCTCGCCAATCCCGCGCATCTCGGCGAGCTTCGGCGCGGCCTTCTCGGTCAGGAAGAGCCGCCAAATCCGCCGGTCCGTCGCATGCGCGCGCCGCTCGACCAGGCCGCAGGCTTCGAGCTTGTCGACGATGCGCCCGAGCGTGATCGGCTCGACCTCCAGCAATTCGGCGAGCCCGCCCTGCTGAATGCCCTCATTATGGGTGAGATAGGCGAGCACCTGCCATTGCGAGCGCGTCAGGCCGAGGCTGCGCGCCCGGCCATGCTGCTCGAAACGCTTGCGCAGCAAACGCGCCACATCGTGCAGGAGGAAGCCGACGGATGGCGGCGGATGCCCTGTCGGGTCATTAGGCATGCTGTTCATAGGCATGCTTATAATATTGACGCCTAGGACTTCCAACGGGAGCGATGCGTTTTGTCGCAGCCGACAGCGCAGGGCCGCCATGCCGCCAGGGCGCGCGGCTGTCCTCCCTTCTCCCACCCATCTGGCTTGCCCGAGATGGGCAACTCAAAGTGTCAAAGTCGGCAACAGCCGACTTTGATGCGGGAGAAGGAAAAGGAGCGCGACGCCCTCTCCACCATGCACGGACAGGGTTACGCGATCGGCAGCCTCAGTGGCGGCAATCTGCGCTGGACGGGAGACGACTGGATGATCGACGTGTTCGTCATCGAATAGGGGATGAGCTTGTCGATCAACTGCTCCAGCGCCTCGACAGTCTCGACATGGGCGCGAGCGATGAAGCAATCTTCGCCGGTGATGCGATCGCATTCGACGATCTCCGGAATCCCCCGAAGGATTTCGGTCACATTGTGAAGCTGGCCGGGAATCGGCCGGATACGGAGCCAGGCCGCGAGCGGCAGGCCGAGCGCCTTGGGGTTGATCGTGACGGTGTAGCCCTCGATCACGCCGGCCTCCTCCAGCCGCCTGACCCTTTCAGACACGCTCGGCGAAGACAGCCCGACGAGACGCGCCAGCTCCGCGATGCTGATCCGCGCATCGGCGGCGAGCGCATCGAGCAGCCGGAGATCCGTCGCGTCCAACCCACCATTTTCATATCGAAGGCGCTTCATCGAAATCACCATGTATTTGCAAGGAGGAAACGGAAACTCTCCTCGCATCAGGCATTTAACCGAGCGAATTATCCTCTCATGATGATGACAAGGGAGCAACTCGTGCCATCATCGAAGCTGACGCTCAATCGAGCCGCTGAAGCCGTCCCGCCTTATGCCTGGTTCGGGGTCAGTGCCATTTTCCACTATCTCGGGCCCTCCTTCGCCGTGCTGCTGTTTCCAGCGGTCGGAGTTCTTGGCGTGGCGTGGTTCCGGATCGCGTCCGCTGCTCTCATCTTCGCGCCCTTCACCAAGCCATGGCGAACGATCCGGCAGGCCGACGCGAAGACGAGGCTGCTGCTGTTCGGCCTCGGCGCCTGCCTCGCAGCCATGAACACGGCCTTCTATCTGGCGCTCGACCGCCTCCCCATGAGCCTCGTGGCGGCCATGGAGTTCGTCGGCACGATTGCTGTCGCCCTCTACGGGCTGCGCACGCGCCGCAACGCCCTGGCGCTGCTTCTGGCGGTGCTCGGCGTCTTCATCATGATCGACTTGAAAGGGTCGACGGACGCGCTGGGCTTGCTCTGGGCAAGCCTGAATGGAGCGCTTTTCGTGGGCTATATCGTGCTCGGTCACAAAGCGGCGGAGGGCGGAGCGAATGGCGGCGTCGAGCGTCTTGGCGCCGCCATGGCCATTGCCTTCGTCATCCTGATGCCGGTCGGCTTCAGCGAGGCGGCCAGGGCGTTTGGCGCGCCCAACCTGGTGCTTGCCGGCATCGCGGTCGGACTATGCTCGTCGGTCATTCCCTACATAGCCGACCAGCTTGCGATGTCCCGCTTGCCGCGTCAGACCTTCGCGCTCTGCCTGGCGATCCTGCCTGCGACGGCAACCGTCATTGCGGCGATCGTCCTCGCCCAGATTCCAAGCCTGCAAGACATTCTCGGCGTGGCGCTGGTCATAGCCGGCGTTGCGGTCCACGCGCCGCCAAAGGCGAGCGCGGGATAGCCCCTTGGTCAAGCGGGCGTGGGCCCTTCTCCCCTCGCGGGAGAAGGTGGCTCGGCGAAGCCGAGACGGATGAGGGGGCGCTGTGAGCCCTCCGCCTCGCTGAACGCGACGCCAACCGGACAGGGCACGGCGCCCCCTCATCCGGCGCTGCGCGCCACCTTCTCCCGCATCAAAGTCGGCTGTTGCCGACTTTGACACTTTGGGTTGCCCATCTCGGGCAAGCCCGAGATGGGTGGGAGAAGGGAAAAAGAGCGCGGGAGCCACCCCGCCTCAGAGCTGGTCCTGATAATCCGTCTTCAGCCCATGCTTGCGCGCTTGCTTCTCCAGAGCGAGTTCGATCAGGCGGCTCAGCAGCTCGCGGTAGGGCAGCCCGGAGGCTTCCATCATCTTGGGATACATGCTGATCGAGGTGAAGCCCGGCAAGGTGTTGATTTCGTTGAAGTAGAAGTCTCCACCCCGGCGGTCGAGGAAGAAATCGACCCGCGCCAGGCCGCTGCATTCGAGCGCGACGAAGGCATCATTCGCGAGCTGCCTGACCCGCTCCATTTGCGCCGCGTCGAGCTTGGCCGGCAGATCGACGGTCGCGCCGTCCTGATCGAGGTATTTGGCCTCGTAGGAATAAAATTCATGCTTGGGGTTGGCGTTGATCTCGCTCGCCACGCTGGTGAACAGCGGCTCGCCCTCGAGCACCGCCACCTCGATCTCGCGGACATCGATGCCCTGCTCGACCAGGACCTTGAGGTCATAGAGGAAGGCGTCTTGCAGCGCCGCCTCCAGCGCCTCCCACTGCTTCACCTTATGCACGCCGACGCTTGAGCCCATATTGCAGGGCTTCACGAAGACGGGCAGCGTCAGCTTCTCGCGTACGGCCTGGACCCAGCGGGCCGGGTCGCGCTCATAATCGCGCTTCGCCAGCGCCAGATAGGGCAGCACCGGCAATCCAGCGAACAAGGCCAGGCGCTTGGCGATGTCCTTGTCCATGCCGATCGCCGAACCCAGCACGCCGGCGCCGACATAGGCGACGCCAGCGAGTTCCAGCGCGCCCTGCACTGCGCCGTCCTCGCAGAGCGGGCCGTGCATCACCGGGAAGACCACGTCGATCTGGCGCGGATTCGCTGCCGAGCCGGTCACCGGCAGGAGCGCGGCACGCCCATCCGCCTGAGGCGAGAGCCGCATTTCCGGGGCATCGCCGAAGATCGGCAGCGCCCGCCCCTTCGCCTCCTCGATGAGGCGCAGGTCGTTCCACTGCCACTTGCCCTGCTTGTCGATGCTGATCGGGATCACGTCGAAACGGTCCCGGTCGAGATGCTGGATCACCGAGGCCGCCGATTGCAGCGAAACCTCATGCTCCCCGGATTTGCCCCCGTAGAGGACCGCGACTCGGATTTTCTCTGTCATGATCCGCGTTCTAGAGCATTGCGCGAAAAAGTGGACACCGGTTTTTCTGTTGCGCCACGCCTGCAAGTCCGGTCGCCGGAGCCTTGCCCCCTTACCCGCGCTTGGGGCTGTCCAGGCCGCGCTGCACCGCCGGCCGCGCCAGGCCGCGCTCGAGCCAGAGCGGCACCTGCTTCAGGCTGGCATAGTCGACGAGCTCGCCAGCACCATAGAAGCCGACCAGGTTGCGCACCCAGCCGAGCAAGGCGATGTCGGCGATGCTGTACTCGCTTCCCATGATCCAGTCGCGGCCGGTGAGCCTGGTCTCCAGCACGCCGAGCAGGCGCTTGCTTTCATTGGCGTAGCGGTCGCGCGGACGCTTGTCCTCATACTCCTTGCCTGCAAATTTGTGGAAGAAGCCGAGCTGGCCGAACATCGGCCCCACCCCCGCCATCTGGAAGAAGACCCATTGCAGGGTCTCGTAGCGCAGGCCAGCATCGCTCGGGATGAGCTTGCCGGTCTTCTCGGCGAGATAGACCAGGATCGCGCCCGATTCCCACAGCCCGAAAGGCTTTCCGCCGGGGCCATTGGGATCGATGATCGCCGGGATCTTGCCATTGGGGTTCAGCGAGAGGAACTCCGGGCCCCAGGTCTCGTTCTTGCCGATATCGATCAGATGCGGCTCGTAGGGCAGTTCGAGCTCCTCCAGCGCGATCGAAACCTTCACACCATTGGGCGTCGGCAGCGAATAGAGCTGGATACGGTCGGGATGCTGGGCCGGCCAGCGCTTGGAGATCGGGAAAGCGGAGAGATCGGTCATGGCACTGGCCTCGTCGAAGGAGCGACACCGCAGCGAAGCGGCGTAATTTCGCGAAAGCTAGAGGCCGGCGCGCACCGCGCATAGATGCGTGGCTGCAAATGCGGCCATGCAGCCAAGGGGGCTTGAACATACGGGTTGTGAGGCGGCCATGCGCCGAGCTCGGGACCGCCCCATGGCGCGCGCGCTTGCAGCAAAGGCCGCCGTGCCGGCATAGCAGTGCCACCCTAGAGCCGGATGATTTCAGATGGGATCACTCCGTGCTTCCATCTGAAATCTGAATCCGTCTCTCACCCAAGAGTGAGAGCAGGATCAATGCGAAAAACCGGTTCCCACTTTTTCGCATCCTGCTCTTGCAGAGGCGCGCGACGCACGGCCTCGTCCGGAAAGCACACCCCGTGAACCAGGCCGTTCCGCCGCCTCAACTTGCCGCCGCCACACGCCTCGCCGTGCCCGCCGGCCGGACGCCCTGGCTCGGCATCGCCTGTGGCCTGACGACCAGCCTGATCTGGGGCATCCAGGCCGTGGTCTCGCGCCAGTCGGTCGCCGACGGATTGACCGCGGCCGATGTCACGATCCTGCGTTTTGTGACCGCCGCACTCCTGCTGCTGCCCTTCGCACTGCGGCGGATGCGGCCGTTTCCGATCGGGCGGATCGGCTGGCGCCGCGCTCTGGTGCTCACAGCGCTTGCCGGCGCGCCCTATTCGCTGGTGCTCATCGCCGGCGCCTCCTTCGCCCCGGCGCTGCATTCCGCGACCATCACGCCGGGATTGATCCCGGTTTTCACTGCCATTCTCGCTTATGCCCTGGCGGGCGAACGGCCGGGTCGGATGCGGCTGGCCGGGCTCGCGCTGGTGCTGGCGGGCGTTGGAGTCTTCTCCTGGCAGGCGCTTTCCTCACAGTCCCTTGGACATGCCCCCGCCCACGACAGTGCCTGGATCGGTGACCTGCTGTTCGTGCTCACCGCGATGATGTGGACAGTGTTCGGGCTGCTGGCGAAGCGCTGGGGCGCGGACGCGATCGACGTCACCATCGCGACCTGCCTGCTCTCGCTGCTGTTCCTGCCCGTCGTCACCCTGGCGCTGCCGATCCGGCTCGACGAGGTCGCCTGGGGCGCGCTTGCCCTGCAGGCCTTCTACCAGGGCGCTCTGGTCGGCGTCGGGGCGCTGTTTCTCTACACCCAGACGGTGGCGCTGCTGGGAGCGGCGCGCGCGACCCTGTTCCTGCCGTTGAACCCGGCGATCACGGCGCTCACTGGGGCGGTCCTGCTCGGCGAGTGGCCCTCGACGGCGGAAATCATCGGCATGCTGCTGGTCATCACCGGCATGACCGTGGCGCTGCGCTCACGCAGCGTGGCCTGAAGCC
Coding sequences:
- a CDS encoding HlyD family secretion protein, yielding MKSESQANDEPTPASNVTEIRRAASKLAPSAEATPQAEAPASKGVAAKRAGARRRALFALLPVALVVGGYFYVVGGQVMSTENAYVQADIVGLSTDFAGIVSDIGVRDNQVVKAGDVLFTLDDQQFRLALDRADAQIGIVKNDIAALQASYKGVQSQIVQAKIDIDFYTVAFKRQQDLATKSYASQAIFDQAKHDLDGAVQKLALLQTQLAGIGANLNGDPEAPATEHPRYKDAVAARGEAARQLAHTVVRAPMDGIVTNVPSLQKGQYLAAATNAFSLVSTDHVWIQASPKETELTWVRPGQKVTVAVDSYPGQDWTGVVDSISPASAASFSLLPAQNTSGNWVKVVQRIAMRVRIETPADKPQLRAGMSVVLDIDTGHARGLPSFASWPSGKSWPFGKSEPRHG
- a CDS encoding Lrp/AsnC family transcriptional regulator, encoding MKRLRYENGGLDATDLRLLDALAADARISIAELARLVGLSSPSVSERVRRLEEAGVIEGYTVTINPKALGLPLAAWLRIRPIPGQLHNVTEILRGIPEIVECDRITGEDCFIARAHVETVEALEQLIDKLIPYSMTNTSIIQSSPVQRRLPPLRLPIA
- a CDS encoding EamA family transporter — translated: MTREQLVPSSKLTLNRAAEAVPPYAWFGVSAIFHYLGPSFAVLLFPAVGVLGVAWFRIASAALIFAPFTKPWRTIRQADAKTRLLLFGLGACLAAMNTAFYLALDRLPMSLVAAMEFVGTIAVALYGLRTRRNALALLLAVLGVFIMIDLKGSTDALGLLWASLNGALFVGYIVLGHKAAEGGANGGVERLGAAMAIAFVILMPVGFSEAARAFGAPNLVLAGIAVGLCSSVIPYIADQLAMSRLPRQTFALCLAILPATATVIAAIVLAQIPSLQDILGVALVIAGVAVHAPPKASAG
- a CDS encoding glutathione S-transferase N-terminal domain-containing protein yields the protein MTDLSAFPISKRWPAQHPDRIQLYSLPTPNGVKVSIALEELELPYEPHLIDIGKNETWGPEFLSLNPNGKIPAIIDPNGPGGKPFGLWESGAILVYLAEKTGKLIPSDAGLRYETLQWVFFQMAGVGPMFGQLGFFHKFAGKEYEDKRPRDRYANESKRLLGVLETRLTGRDWIMGSEYSIADIALLGWVRNLVGFYGAGELVDYASLKQVPLWLERGLARPAVQRGLDSPKRG
- a CDS encoding D-alanine--D-alanine ligase family protein, which codes for MTEKIRVAVLYGGKSGEHEVSLQSAASVIQHLDRDRFDVIPISIDKQGKWQWNDLRLIEEAKGRALPIFGDAPEMRLSPQADGRAALLPVTGSAANPRQIDVVFPVMHGPLCEDGAVQGALELAGVAYVGAGVLGSAIGMDKDIAKRLALFAGLPVLPYLALAKRDYERDPARWVQAVREKLTLPVFVKPCNMGSSVGVHKVKQWEALEAALQDAFLYDLKVLVEQGIDVREIEVAVLEGEPLFTSVASEINANPKHEFYSYEAKYLDQDGATVDLPAKLDAAQMERVRQLANDAFVALECSGLARVDFFLDRRGGDFYFNEINTLPGFTSISMYPKMMEASGLPYRELLSRLIELALEKQARKHGLKTDYQDQL
- a CDS encoding DHA2 family efflux MFS transporter permease subunit encodes the protein MADPAAPAFVRVANRGAITACVILSVVMQALDTTIANVALPYIQGSVSASADQINWVLTSYIVAAAIMTPPSGFLAARFGRKRVLSAAIVGFVLASMLCGAAQSLSQIVGFRLLQGFFGAALVPISQGILLDIYTPEERGSAMALFGVSVMVGPVLGPVIGGWLTENISWRWVFYINLPLGALAFTGVAIYLKETATNATAKLDWIGFGALSLGIASLQIFLDRGAQLDWFDSGEIIIEAAVCAAAFYILVVHTFTAQNSFIKPRLFLDRNFSVGMIFIFVVGITYLASMALMTPYLQTLMGYPVVTAGVVMGPRGLGTMACMFLVGRLIGKVDIRLLLTAGLGVSAWAMYDMSGWTPDVSQTTIMVTGFIQGAGLGLLFVPLTTVTFATLPAQFRGDGTGLYNLSRNIGSSVGISFVAYLLTRNTQVNHAEIANYVTPYNRVFENPAIKQAWDPLKLAGRAALDEMVTKQATVIAYIDDFKLLMLLCLAAIPLVILLRSPKRQEAPTEDHAMVME
- a CDS encoding putative bifunctional diguanylate cyclase/phosphodiesterase; translated protein: MRDHPLPEPEPARSAAWRESGIVTTQRDGELARLLEQVERLQWEVEETSRLLRGRDEALAHSKKIFDRSSEAAKIGVWECDLTDADSLRWTDAVYDLFELPRGSKLDRLRIVEMYDPESRAAMQTLRSKAIREQGGFTLDAKITTALGKERWMRLTADVESENGVAVRIFGMKQDITEERALWDKTRFLAEIDLMTGLANRSQFQAILSGQKGEPAGPLLLVDLDGFKQVNDTFGHGLGDECLKQVALRLRGVCAEARLVARIGGDEFAVLMGVASDRLEAEALTERILDALRRPIAWGAHVFQLGASVGIAIPQGFDASSSAELFSHADIALYAAKAAGKNTFRVFDPQMKSEGERRFETIRDIGRALIENQLELHYQPKLQLSDQSLSGFEALLRRRMPDGRVVAAGAFQAALNDPDLSARLGKWVVEKALRQAGLWHRAGFDFGSLAINLSASQLHDHHFAETLIESVAEQGLRPGMIEIEVTEGVFLDDESGPMKRILERLKQSGMRVALDDFGTGYASLVHLRSYPIDVIKIDKSFVQRFLSSAQDRAILETILRLGASLGMDIVAEGIETAAQLQALKALGCPFGQGFLFSPAVPASRAVDWLLPVSCRQTRVA
- a CDS encoding MarR family winged helix-turn-helix transcriptional regulator yields the protein MNSMPNDPTGHPPPSVGFLLHDVARLLRKRFEQHGRARSLGLTRSQWQVLAYLTHNEGIQQGGLAELLEVEPITLGRIVDKLEACGLVERRAHATDRRIWRLFLTEKAAPKLAEMRGIGEMTRAEAFGEISDAEREHLLALLGAMKSNLTAACSSAPRADKQTSHG
- a CDS encoding DMT family transporter, encoding MNQAVPPPQLAAATRLAVPAGRTPWLGIACGLTTSLIWGIQAVVSRQSVADGLTAADVTILRFVTAALLLLPFALRRMRPFPIGRIGWRRALVLTALAGAPYSLVLIAGASFAPALHSATITPGLIPVFTAILAYALAGERPGRMRLAGLALVLAGVGVFSWQALSSQSLGHAPAHDSAWIGDLLFVLTAMMWTVFGLLAKRWGADAIDVTIATCLLSLLFLPVVTLALPIRLDEVAWGALALQAFYQGALVGVGALFLYTQTVALLGAARATLFLPLNPAITALTGAVLLGEWPSTAEIIGMLLVITGMTVALRSRSVA